A single region of the Stegostoma tigrinum isolate sSteTig4 chromosome 8, sSteTig4.hap1, whole genome shotgun sequence genome encodes:
- the zgc:113531 gene encoding von Willebrand factor C domain-containing protein 2-like produces the protein MSVQAGQLLFSLVLALLGGQSLAFSVPSTCEANGSLYSVGEWYTLESDPCSQCECTLAGPMCAPHTECAPLPPACVHVSHYPSNCCPRCERIGCEYRGAVYELGQHFQPSECEQCTCDTDGIARCLVADCAPPPCVNPVYEKGKCCPECKDGPNCYSDFTQSHVILGGTTVLVDKCTKCHCHDGQDVGYWEGNRVAKCVMVPNCTLNDDEN, from the exons atgtcagtgcaggcggGCCAGCTGCTTTTCTCCTTGGTCCTAGCACTGTTAGGAGGGCAGAGCCTGGCATTCTCGGTGCCCAGTACTTGCGAGGCGAACGGCAGCTTGTATTCTGTGGGTGAGTGGTACACGCTGGAGTCCGATCCTTGCAGCCAGTGCGAGTGCACGCTGGCCGGGCCAATGTGCGCCCCTCACACCGAGTGTGCACCGCTGCCTCCCGCCTGTGTCCATGTCAGCCACTACCCGAGCAACTGCTGCCCTCGCTGCGAGAGGATTGGCTGTGAATACCGGGGAGCCGTGTACGAGCTGGGGCAGCACTTCCAG CCATCAGAATGTGAACAATGTACCTGCGACACGGATGGCATTGCACGCTGTCTAGTTGCTGACTGTGCTCCACCCCCATGTGTTAATCCAGTGTATGAGAAAGGAAAATGCTGCCCAGAGTGCAAGGATG GTCCAAATTGTTACAGCGACTTCACTCAAAGTCATGTAATCCTAGGAGGAACTACTGTGTTGGTTGATAAGTGCACCAAATGCCACTGCCACGATGGACAGGATGTTGGATACTGGGAAGGCAATCGTGTAGCCAAGTGTGTGATGGTTCCTAATTGCACTTTGAATGATGATGAGAATTAA